One Desulfonatronum sp. SC1 genomic region harbors:
- a CDS encoding ABC transporter permease, which yields MHPELLSQVKLEEHPSTASGTLTATLTGRLDVRSTGAVWRQLHVLVGKARSVVLRLDVSGMGYVDASGLALFAELDEDLRARGGGLELVGAREELAGSLERFQALSQGAAVPARRGGVLERIGRAAQAFGRDVRDLVGFVGLFVSGFALALRRPGSIRWRDFWLSCETVGANAVLIIMLIGFLMGLIISFQSAMPLRMFGAEIYVARLLGLSMIRELGPLVTAIILAGRSGASFAAELGTMKINQELDALTTMGLDPVRLLVVPRMLAAMCMTPLLTMVFIVFSLIGGAVVMLSLGYPLVSYTNQVTLSVGVGDLANGLFKSFVFSLLVGWIGCVRGLQTGQGAWAVGAATTSAVVSGIILIAVMDGIFAVLYYVFNY from the coding sequence GTGCACCCCGAACTCCTCTCTCAAGTAAAACTTGAAGAACATCCCTCCACTGCTTCTGGTACCCTTACCGCGACACTGACCGGTCGGTTAGACGTCCGAAGCACGGGTGCAGTCTGGCGGCAATTGCATGTTCTCGTGGGCAAGGCTCGGTCGGTGGTTTTGCGCCTGGATGTATCCGGGATGGGGTACGTGGATGCATCGGGACTGGCCTTGTTTGCGGAACTCGACGAGGATCTGCGGGCCAGGGGAGGTGGCCTGGAGCTGGTCGGAGCGCGTGAAGAACTGGCCGGGAGCCTGGAGCGGTTTCAAGCTCTGAGCCAAGGCGCCGCGGTTCCGGCGCGGCGCGGCGGGGTGCTGGAGCGAATCGGACGCGCCGCCCAGGCTTTCGGGCGGGACGTGCGGGATCTAGTGGGCTTCGTGGGCCTGTTCGTCTCCGGTTTCGCCTTGGCGCTGCGACGTCCCGGGAGCATCAGGTGGCGGGACTTCTGGCTGAGCTGCGAAACCGTGGGGGCCAACGCCGTGCTGATCATCATGCTTATCGGCTTTCTGATGGGCCTGATCATCTCCTTCCAATCCGCCATGCCCCTGCGGATGTTCGGCGCGGAAATCTATGTGGCCAGGCTTTTGGGGCTGTCCATGATCCGGGAACTCGGCCCGTTGGTCACGGCCATCATTCTGGCCGGGCGCTCCGGGGCGTCCTTTGCCGCGGAACTGGGCACCATGAAGATCAACCAGGAACTAGACGCCCTGACCACCATGGGCCTGGACCCGGTCCGGCTTCTGGTGGTGCCTCGGATGCTGGCCGCCATGTGCATGACTCCACTGTTGACCATGGTGTTCATCGTCTTCAGTCTGATCGGCGGGGCCGTGGTCATGCTTTCCCTGGGCTATCCCCTGGTGAGCTACACCAATCAGGTGACTCTTTCCGTGGGCGTGGGGGACCTGGCCAACGGCCTGTTCAAATCCTTTGTCTTCAGCCTGCTGGTGGGCTGGATCGGGTGCGTGCGCGGTCTGCAGACCGGCCAGGGGGCCTGGGCCGTGGGCGCGGCGACCACCAGCGCCGTGGTCAGCGGGATCATCCTGATCGCGGTCATGGACGGCATATTCGCGGTGCTGTATTATGTCTTTAATTACTGA
- a CDS encoding B12-binding domain-containing protein: MNQERMPSFVGLSEMAGEHAELAREYLRLLLAAKRREASDLVVQAVESGVSVKDVYLRVFQPVLYEVGDLWQRNLVSVAQEHYCTAATQFVMSLLYPYIFSGKQAGHRFVGCCVGGELHEIGMRMVTDFFEMEGWDTYYMGANMPDEDVIRTIIDQKAGLVGISVTMTFHLHLVGRLILRIRSRPECRDVKIMVGGYPFLANHQLWRGVGAHAFAADARQAIEVAGRLLDDGRKP, from the coding sequence ATGAACCAAGAACGTATGCCTTCATTTGTCGGCCTGTCCGAAATGGCCGGAGAGCATGCCGAACTGGCCCGTGAATATTTGCGGTTGTTGCTGGCCGCCAAGCGCAGGGAAGCGTCGGATCTGGTGGTGCAGGCCGTGGAGAGCGGGGTCTCGGTCAAGGACGTCTATCTGCGGGTGTTTCAGCCCGTGCTTTACGAAGTCGGCGACCTCTGGCAGCGCAATCTGGTTTCCGTGGCCCAGGAGCATTACTGCACCGCTGCGACGCAGTTCGTCATGTCCTTGCTCTACCCGTACATTTTCAGCGGCAAGCAGGCCGGACATCGGTTCGTGGGCTGCTGCGTGGGCGGGGAGTTGCACGAGATCGGAATGCGGATGGTCACTGACTTTTTTGAGATGGAAGGCTGGGATACCTACTACATGGGCGCCAACATGCCGGACGAGGACGTGATCCGGACTATCATCGACCAGAAGGCCGGTTTGGTGGGCATTTCCGTGACCATGACCTTCCACCTGCACCTCGTGGGCCGCTTGATCCTGCGCATTCGCAGTCGTCCGGAATGCCGCGACGTCAAGATCATGGTCGGCGGATATCCCTTTCTGGCCAATCATCAGCTTTGGAGGGGCGTGGGCGCGCATGCCTTTGCCGCGGACGCCCGTCAGGCCATTGAAGTGGCCGGTCGTCTTCTGGACGATGGGAGAAAGCCATGA
- a CDS encoding ABC-type transport auxiliary lipoprotein family protein, translating to MNLMSLHLYSVTRRGMLFGLIFLMVMMGSLSGCASLTRPDPDRRYYLLQVQRPKPTLERPPEAPVLAVRTFRVAPAFDSRGIVTIRADGLVQRDFYERFFLPPGEMLAGQFRSWLGQAGLFSLVMDMGGLTEPDLILEGYVQELHRDLRDGRRSAVLVLQVLLLRTTRSGAMEVVVQRDYNQALDLPDGSISSLVAGWNLALERILSEVETALRDTPLTPAMNHLQEPNQ from the coding sequence ATGAACCTCATGTCACTTCATTTATACTCGGTGACGCGCCGCGGCATGCTTTTCGGATTGATTTTTCTTATGGTCATGATGGGGAGCCTGTCCGGTTGCGCATCTCTGACCCGTCCGGACCCTGACCGCCGTTACTACCTGCTCCAGGTCCAGCGTCCCAAGCCCACGCTGGAGCGCCCCCCCGAGGCTCCGGTTCTGGCCGTGCGCACCTTCCGCGTCGCTCCGGCCTTCGATTCCAGGGGCATTGTAACCATCCGGGCCGACGGGTTGGTTCAGCGGGATTTTTATGAACGCTTCTTTCTGCCTCCGGGGGAGATGCTTGCCGGACAATTTCGGAGTTGGTTGGGCCAAGCCGGGCTCTTCAGCCTGGTCATGGATATGGGAGGGCTGACCGAGCCGGACTTGATTCTGGAAGGGTACGTTCAGGAACTGCACCGAGACCTGCGTGACGGGAGGCGGAGCGCCGTGCTGGTCCTGCAAGTGCTGCTGCTCCGTACGACCCGCTCCGGCGCCATGGAGGTGGTCGTGCAGCGGGACTACAATCAAGCGCTGGATCTGCCGGACGGTTCGATTAGCTCCCTGGTGGCCGGCTGGAATCTGGCCCTGGAGCGGATACTCTCCGAGGTGGAAACCGCCTTGCGTGATACACCGCTTACGCCTGCCATGAACCATCTTCAGGAACCGAATCAATGA
- a CDS encoding MlaD family protein: protein MSVQTNYVKLGAFVLITTALIIVGLIVLGSGKLWSERLLVETYLDESAQGLEAGSVVKMRGVQVGNIERISFVYLKYPEAFQAGHRYVLVEIGLQADQFGDFTRDRFKELLAEEIVTGLRIRITPQGLTGAAYLELDYTTPFRAPALPINWTPSAPYIPSAPGTIARFEETFESVSSTLKNLEEVNLSGPVERLEQLLSLAMEKVDAVQTERFNAEAIALMEELRQTNAQVSRLLGGSGNAAGQGGQDGGVDLQSIFQDISLAMREVRGMAEEVNKWVHAEQGGLEDLRLAIIDLRRTMADAPEMVEDFSVAADTAQASFLRFQQLLGQIQLRLASKLEQIDVLLHNLGRTSENVREITEDARDYPSRLFFGEPPAGSRNQESQP from the coding sequence ATGAGCGTCCAGACCAACTACGTCAAACTCGGGGCCTTCGTATTGATCACAACGGCCCTGATCATCGTCGGGCTGATCGTGCTGGGCAGCGGCAAGCTCTGGAGCGAGCGCCTCCTCGTGGAAACCTATCTGGACGAATCCGCCCAGGGGCTGGAAGCCGGGTCCGTGGTCAAAATGCGCGGCGTCCAGGTAGGCAATATTGAACGAATATCCTTTGTTTATCTCAAGTACCCCGAAGCGTTTCAGGCCGGACACCGCTATGTGCTGGTGGAGATCGGCCTGCAGGCCGACCAGTTCGGAGATTTTACCCGGGACAGGTTCAAGGAACTTCTGGCCGAGGAAATCGTCACCGGGCTGCGGATTCGGATTACCCCCCAGGGACTGACCGGCGCGGCCTACCTGGAGCTGGACTATACCACCCCGTTCCGAGCCCCGGCCCTGCCCATCAATTGGACTCCGTCCGCGCCTTACATTCCTTCGGCTCCGGGAACCATCGCCCGGTTCGAGGAAACCTTCGAGTCGGTCAGCAGCACCCTGAAAAACCTGGAAGAGGTCAATTTGAGCGGGCCCGTGGAACGCTTGGAACAGCTTCTGAGCCTGGCCATGGAGAAGGTCGACGCGGTCCAGACCGAGCGATTCAATGCCGAGGCCATTGCTCTGATGGAAGAGTTGCGCCAAACCAATGCCCAGGTTTCACGACTGCTGGGCGGTTCGGGCAATGCCGCTGGCCAGGGCGGCCAGGACGGCGGAGTGGATCTGCAATCCATCTTCCAGGATATTTCCCTGGCCATGCGGGAAGTGCGGGGCATGGCCGAAGAAGTGAACAAATGGGTCCATGCCGAGCAGGGCGGGCTGGAGGATTTGCGTCTCGCCATCATTGATTTGCGGCGGACCATGGCCGATGCTCCGGAGATGGTGGAAGATTTTTCCGTCGCCGCGGACACGGCCCAGGCGAGCTTTTTACGCTTTCAACAGCTCCTGGGCCAGATCCAGCTTCGCTTGGCCTCGAAGCTGGAACAGATCGACGTCCTGCTGCACAACCTTGGACGAACCAGTGAAAACGTGCGGGAAATCACGGAAGACGCCCGGGATTATCCCTCCAGATTGTTTTTCGGCGAGCCTCCGGCCGGTTCCCGGAATCAGGAGTCCCAACCATGA
- the sugE gene encoding quaternary ammonium compound efflux SMR transporter SugE: protein MAWFFLAVAGVFEIIWAIGLKYSNGFTRLWPTALTLTAMLFSFGFLAQALRTIPVGTGYAVWTGIGAVGTAILGIILFAEPATWARIGCILLIVSGILGLKLVS, encoded by the coding sequence ATGGCTTGGTTTTTTTTGGCCGTTGCCGGTGTTTTCGAGATAATTTGGGCCATCGGCTTGAAGTACTCCAACGGCTTTACCCGACTCTGGCCCACGGCGCTGACGCTGACGGCCATGCTCTTCAGCTTCGGATTTCTGGCCCAGGCCCTGCGAACCATTCCCGTGGGCACCGGTTACGCGGTCTGGACCGGCATCGGCGCCGTGGGTACGGCCATCCTGGGCATTATCCTCTTCGCCGAACCGGCGACTTGGGCCCGGATCGGCTGTATCCTGCTGATCGTATCCGGAATTTTAGGGTTGAAACTGGTTTCCTGA
- a CDS encoding sensor histidine kinase KdpD produces the protein MNRSEQRDVVALLCDDMGVVREVLADERNRFENVLAGLPFTAFVHPTSLTKAQNFLMEIQEKGIVLDWELCVATGDAVTILRFTGIRHEKQTVIVGAEDINSAMELYEEILSMHGDQITLLRAEVKRRKEMADELHLMNLQGYEEVTRLNNELVTMQRDLVKKTRELETLNQQKNLFLGIAAHDLRNPIGNILNLSQLLQDELQGRLNEDSTLYFQLIDSSCGFLLKLISDLLDFSQIESGKLTLELETVDLKALISQQAAYARTSVKAKGVELSFSVLGEGPFVIQGDRGRLTQVVDNLVSNAAKFSSAESRVEISLARKEKDLLFTVQDHGPGISPEDQAKLFQPFAKASARPTAGERSTGLGLSIVKRIVEAHGGEIRLESVVGQGTTLRVRLSAE, from the coding sequence ATGAACCGAAGCGAACAACGCGACGTCGTCGCGCTGCTGTGCGACGACATGGGAGTTGTCCGTGAAGTGCTGGCCGACGAGCGCAATCGGTTCGAGAACGTTCTCGCCGGATTGCCGTTCACGGCTTTCGTCCATCCCACCTCGTTGACCAAAGCTCAAAATTTTTTGATGGAGATTCAGGAAAAAGGCATTGTCCTGGACTGGGAACTGTGCGTGGCCACCGGTGACGCGGTGACTATTCTTCGGTTCACCGGAATCCGCCATGAGAAGCAAACGGTCATTGTCGGGGCCGAGGACATCAACTCGGCCATGGAACTCTACGAGGAGATCCTGAGCATGCACGGGGACCAGATCACCTTGCTGCGGGCCGAGGTCAAGCGGCGCAAGGAAATGGCCGACGAACTGCATTTGATGAATCTGCAAGGTTATGAAGAGGTGACCCGGCTGAACAACGAGTTGGTGACCATGCAGCGGGATCTGGTCAAGAAAACCCGTGAGCTGGAGACACTGAACCAGCAAAAGAACCTGTTCCTGGGCATCGCGGCCCATGACCTGCGCAATCCCATCGGCAATATCCTGAACCTGAGCCAATTGCTCCAGGACGAGCTTCAAGGCAGGCTCAATGAAGATTCCACCCTGTATTTCCAATTGATCGATTCGAGTTGCGGCTTTCTGCTCAAATTGATCTCTGACCTGTTGGACTTTTCCCAGATCGAGTCCGGCAAGCTGACCCTGGAACTGGAAACCGTGGATTTGAAGGCGCTGATCTCCCAGCAGGCAGCCTACGCCCGAACCTCGGTCAAGGCCAAGGGCGTGGAGTTGTCGTTCTCCGTCCTGGGAGAGGGGCCGTTCGTCATTCAGGGGGATCGCGGTCGCCTGACCCAGGTGGTGGACAACCTGGTCAGCAACGCCGCGAAGTTCAGCAGCGCGGAGAGCCGGGTCGAAATCAGCCTGGCCCGGAAAGAGAAGGATCTGCTGTTCACGGTCCAGGATCATGGACCGGGCATCAGCCCGGAAGACCAGGCCAAGCTTTTCCAGCCCTTTGCCAAGGCCTCCGCCCGTCCCACCGCCGGAGAACGCAGCACCGGCCTGGGCCTGAGCATCGTCAAACGCATCGTCGAAGCCCATGGCGGCGAAATCCGTTTGGAGAGCGTCGTCGGCCAGGGAACGACGCTTCGCGTGCGTCTGTCGGCGGAATGA
- a CDS encoding ABC transporter ATP-binding protein has protein sequence MSLITETTACGVEPGSRGEPLIRVQALTAGYGERIILRDVDLNVFPGEVLILLGGSGCGKSTLLKQMIGLERPMSGTVLINGQDVHAARGAERTRILHGFGVSYQTGALFGSLSVLENILLPLEECTDLPKPLRLRVARMKLAQVGLAGFEDHAPAELSGGMVKRAAIARAMVLDPCVLFLDEPSAGLDPVTSAELDALILDLARSLGMTFVIVTHELASVFAIADRVIMLDKSRQGIVAQGDPISLRDQSTDPLIQDFFHRHVSGGGRLKGDPLTP, from the coding sequence ATGTCTTTAATTACTGAAACCACGGCCTGCGGCGTTGAACCCGGCTCTCGGGGCGAACCGTTGATCCGGGTCCAAGCCTTGACGGCCGGTTACGGAGAGCGGATCATCCTCCGGGACGTGGACCTGAATGTCTTCCCCGGCGAGGTGTTGATCCTCCTGGGCGGATCGGGCTGCGGCAAGAGCACCTTGCTCAAGCAGATGATCGGCCTGGAGCGGCCCATGTCCGGCACGGTGCTGATCAACGGCCAAGACGTCCACGCGGCACGGGGGGCGGAACGAACGCGTATTCTGCACGGCTTCGGGGTCAGCTACCAGACCGGGGCTTTGTTCGGTTCGTTGAGCGTTCTGGAAAACATCCTGCTGCCCCTGGAGGAGTGTACGGATCTGCCCAAGCCCTTGCGGCTGCGCGTGGCGCGGATGAAGCTGGCCCAGGTGGGGCTGGCCGGGTTCGAGGACCACGCCCCCGCTGAGCTGAGCGGCGGGATGGTCAAGCGGGCGGCCATCGCCCGGGCCATGGTCCTGGACCCGTGCGTCCTGTTTTTGGACGAACCCTCGGCCGGGCTGGACCCGGTGACCTCCGCGGAACTGGACGCTCTGATCCTGGATCTGGCCCGGAGTCTGGGCATGACCTTCGTGATAGTGACCCACGAACTGGCCAGCGTGTTCGCCATCGCCGACCGGGTGATCATGCTGGACAAATCCCGGCAAGGCATCGTAGCCCAAGGCGACCCGATATCTCTTCGCGACCAATCCACCGACCCGCTGATCCAGGACTTCTTTCATCGTCACGTATCTGGAGGGGGAAGGTTGAAGGGTGACCCCCTGACCCCCTGA